The Sphingobacterium lactis sequence CATCCAAGCGGCACGGCGCTTCTCGATTTCTTCGTCTGCGACTTTCAGGTTAATGCTGTTGTTGACGGCATCGATCTCAATAATGTCATCATCCTGTACCAACCCGATCAGTCCGCCGGCATAAGCTTCCGGTGTGATGTGCCCGACTACGAAGCCATGTGTGCCCCCGGAAAAGCGGCCATCGGTGATGAGCGCTACGGAAGAACCCAAGCCTGCACCGATGATCAAAGAGGTTGGTTTTAGCATTTCAGGCATCCCCGGAGCCCCTTTAGGACCTTCATTTTTGATCACGACAACATCGCCGGATTTAATGCGGCCGGTTTCCAGACCTTTGACCAGGTCATGTTCGCCATCGAAGACACGTGCCGGACCGGTGAATTTCTCCCCTTCCTTGCCGGAGATCTTCGCTACGGAGCCTTGCTCCGCCAAATTTCCGTAAAGGATCTGCAAATGACCTGTCGCCTTGATCGGGTCATCCAGTTTATGGACGATCTTTTGGTCGTATTCAATAATGGATTTTACATCGGCCAAGTTCTCCGCAACCGTCTTTCCTGTTACGGTTAAGCAGTCGCCATGCAATAGTCCTTCATCCAATAGGTATTTCATGACCGCAGGGATACCGCCATATTGGTGTAGATCCTGCATCAGGAACTTGCCCGAAGGCTTGAAGTCTGCCAACACTGGAGTTTCATCCGACATGCGCTGGAAGTCATCCGGAGTGACCTCTACGCCTACGGAGTGGCCCATGGCGATAAAGTGCAATACGGCATTGGTTGAACCACCGAGAATAACAATGATACGCATGGCATTTTCAAAAGCCTTGCGCGTCATGATGTCCGATGGCTTGATATCTTTTTCCAGAAGGATACGGATGTATTTTCCGACCTCTAGGCATTCGTTTTTCTTTTCTTCGGAAACGGCTGGGTTGGATGATGAGTACGGCAAGCTCATGCCCATTGCTTCGATCGCTGAAGCCATGGTATTGGCCGTGTACATCCCGCCGCAAGCGCCCGCTCCGGGACAGGTATGGCGGATAACGCCGTCATAATCCTCGTCTGAGATGGTGCCGGCAATCTTTTTACCCAACGCCTCAAATGCGGAGACGATGTTCAATTCCTCACCTTTATAATGTCCAGGTGCAATGGTACCGCCATACACCATAATCGCGGGACGGTTCAGGCGTCCCATGGCCATGATCGCACCCGGCATATTCTTGTCGCAGCCTGGGATGGCAACCACGCCATCGTAATACTGACCGCCGCAGATGGTTTCAATGCTATCGGCAATGACATCGCGCGATACCAACGAGTAGCGCATGCCATCCGTACCGTTGCTCATCCCGTCGCTCACCCCGATGGTACCAAAAGTCAACCCGACCAGATCGCTGTTCCAAATCCCTTTTTTAACCTGTGCTGCCAGGTCATTCAGGTGCATATTGCAGGTGTTCCCGTCATAGCCCATGCTCGCGATGCCCACCTGTGCCTTCTCCATGTCTGCATCGGTCAGACCGATGCCGTACAACATGGCCTTGGCAGCCGGCTGTGTCTCATCCTGTGTGAAGATGCGACTGTACTTGTTGATTCCCCCTTGGTTATCAGATGATGACTTCATAGTTCTCTTGCTCTAATACTAAATTTTTATATTTTCTTTGGATAGATGCGCCGATGCTATCTTCCCATGTTTCTGGGAATACCACATCGTCAATTTGTTTTATACCGATAATTCCCGCTGCGGTGCCGCTCAAGAAGGCACTATCGGCCTCGTAGATGTCCTTGACGGAAATACGTTTCTCGATGATCTCAAAACCCAGGTTTTTACAGATCTCGATAACGGTTTCGCGTGTGATCCCTGGGAAGATATTTCCCAATGGTGGCGTGTAGATCTTAAAGTCTTTCTCAATGAACAGGTTCTCACTGGAAGCCTGTGCCACAAATCCATCCTGATCAAGGAGCAAGGCTTCATCAAAGCCTTTCTTGATGGCATCGGATGTGGCCAAGATGGAGTTGATGTACTGCCCGGAAACCTTCGCATCGATAGGGAAGGACTTCGGGTTGGGACGCTCGATGCGGGAGATGTTTACCTTTAGTAGGTGCTGACCTAAGTAAGGTCCCCATTCCCAAGCGGCGATCATGATGTTCGCTGTATCGGACGCCGTCAGGTGCATGTTGGATCCGGAATAGATCAATGGCCGGATATAGGCCGAACGGAGATTGTTCATCTCCAGAAGTTCATAGGATTTTTCAATAAGCTCGCGGTTGTCCCAGGTGTAGGGCAAGCCGATGGCCTTGCAGGAGCGCTTCAACCGCTCGAAGTGTTCCTCTGCCTTAAAGATCCGCGTGCCATTATGGGTGCTGTATGCACGTAAGCCTTCAAAGGCACCATAACCATAGTGTAAGGATTGGCCGAACATATCAACGCCCGCATTGCTCGCCTTCACAAACTCGGCGTTCAGATAGATTA is a genomic window containing:
- the ilvD gene encoding dihydroxy-acid dehydratase, yielding MKSSSDNQGGINKYSRIFTQDETQPAAKAMLYGIGLTDADMEKAQVGIASMGYDGNTCNMHLNDLAAQVKKGIWNSDLVGLTFGTIGVSDGMSNGTDGMRYSLVSRDVIADSIETICGGQYYDGVVAIPGCDKNMPGAIMAMGRLNRPAIMVYGGTIAPGHYKGEELNIVSAFEALGKKIAGTISDEDYDGVIRHTCPGAGACGGMYTANTMASAIEAMGMSLPYSSSNPAVSEEKKNECLEVGKYIRILLEKDIKPSDIMTRKAFENAMRIIVILGGSTNAVLHFIAMGHSVGVEVTPDDFQRMSDETPVLADFKPSGKFLMQDLHQYGGIPAVMKYLLDEGLLHGDCLTVTGKTVAENLADVKSIIEYDQKIVHKLDDPIKATGHLQILYGNLAEQGSVAKISGKEGEKFTGPARVFDGEHDLVKGLETGRIKSGDVVVIKNEGPKGAPGMPEMLKPTSLIIGAGLGSSVALITDGRFSGGTHGFVVGHITPEAYAGGLIGLVQDDDIIEIDAVNNSINLKVADEEIEKRRAAWMQPALKVSKGVLYKYAKTVANASQGCVTDL
- a CDS encoding branched-chain amino acid transaminase, whose protein sequence is MQYYNQDTLIYLNAEFVKASNAGVDMFGQSLHYGYGAFEGLRAYSTHNGTRIFKAEEHFERLKRSCKAIGLPYTWDNRELIEKSYELLEMNNLRSAYIRPLIYSGSNMHLTASDTANIMIAAWEWGPYLGQHLLKVNISRIERPNPKSFPIDAKVSGQYINSILATSDAIKKGFDEALLLDQDGFVAQASSENLFIEKDFKIYTPPLGNIFPGITRETVIEICKNLGFEIIEKRISVKDIYEADSAFLSGTAAGIIGIKQIDDVVFPETWEDSIGASIQRKYKNLVLEQENYEVII